Proteins encoded by one window of Myxococcales bacterium:
- a CDS encoding HNH endonuclease — MRVARLAQRFPQILDELASGEVHLTGLFLLSRHLTEDNVEQLLAEARGKSKRQLEELIARWSPQPDVPTTLTTMAPEPAQTELPTVSGAGNSVPAPRPSMNRARLEPLSPESVRLELTARTAFRDKLEQARNLLSHEIPSGDLATLLELGLDLLIADAIQRRSGAGKPRKRRETKPGSRHVPVDVQREVRERDADRCTFTDAAGRRCSETRFLTIEHIVPFAKGGPTTVDNCCLLCSAHNSYRARQVFGEEHIQNEIAGARARREAIRTPEVQSASPTPPVPPPAVAAAPEPEVFEKVRSALVLSGFKRAQARQAVEQVRLRGVEPRPEPLLRAAIAALTP, encoded by the coding sequence GTGCGCGTTGCCCGCCTGGCACAGCGCTTTCCTCAGATCCTCGACGAGCTCGCGTCGGGTGAGGTGCACCTGACCGGGCTGTTCCTCCTCTCCAGGCACCTCACGGAGGACAACGTCGAGCAGCTCCTGGCCGAAGCGCGCGGGAAGTCGAAGCGTCAGCTCGAAGAGCTCATCGCCCGCTGGTCTCCGCAGCCGGACGTGCCGACCACCTTGACCACGATGGCGCCCGAGCCCGCGCAGACGGAGTTACCAACAGTGTCTGGGGCAGGTAACTCCGTGCCAGCGCCTCGGCCCTCGATGAATCGTGCTCGTCTCGAGCCCCTCTCGCCGGAGAGTGTGCGATTGGAGCTCACCGCTCGGACCGCGTTTCGCGACAAGCTCGAGCAAGCCCGCAACCTGCTCAGCCACGAGATCCCCAGCGGCGACCTGGCGACGCTCCTCGAGCTCGGCCTGGACCTGCTGATCGCGGACGCGATCCAGCGTCGCTCGGGCGCGGGCAAGCCGCGCAAGCGTCGCGAGACGAAGCCGGGCTCACGGCACGTGCCCGTCGATGTCCAGCGGGAGGTGCGGGAGCGGGACGCTGACCGGTGCACCTTCACCGATGCTGCCGGTCGCAGATGCTCAGAGACCCGTTTCCTGACCATCGAGCACATCGTTCCCTTCGCGAAGGGCGGGCCGACCACCGTGGACAACTGCTGCCTGCTCTGCTCGGCTCACAACTCGTACCGAGCGCGACAGGTCTTCGGCGAAGAGCACATCCAGAACGAGATCGCGGGGGCTCGAGCTCGCCGCGAAGCGATCCGCACGCCTGAGGTGCAGTCCGCGTCGCCAACGCCGCCGGTGCCGCCGCCTGCGGTCGCGGCCGCGCCCGAGCCCGAGGTGTTCGAGAAGGTGCGCTCGGCGCTGGTGCTCTCGGGGTTCAAGCGGGCCCAGGCTCGGCAAG